Part of the Micropterus dolomieu isolate WLL.071019.BEF.003 ecotype Adirondacks linkage group LG17, ASM2129224v1, whole genome shotgun sequence genome is shown below.
ACCACAAGGCCGTAGAAAACCAAAGCCGCTATCTGGATCGGTTGAATCTCGAGGGCCAAAGTGTGAGGAATCTCAGGCAGTGTGTAATTATAATCAGACATGTTAAAGTCCGGCATATTTTCGTTAAAGTCATAGTCCCCAACGTCATTCATGGTTGGTTTAAGCTGGAGATGGAAAAGTTGTCAAATTTTGTTTATCATGCCTAAATGAATATTATCAGTGGACAACAGTGTATATTTTGATTGAGAATTGTTATATTTGATGTGATAAagtaatgtaaaacaaatatggCCTTTCAAAATTATTATGTGTGATACTAAGTCATGTCCCTGAATTAGCCCAGCACAGTCATAGCACATTCAGGCCTGATTAAAGCTGAAGTAGGCTATTTAGGCCTCTCTTAATATGTCAAATCTAGTTACAAAACAGTGACAATTAAAACTTAGATTTTGCTGATATTTCAACTTACAGTTTCGGTGGCCTGTTGATGTTGCACCCACAGGGCTAGCGGGAAGTTATAGAGCTGTTCTACTTTGAAGTGTGTTTTATACCCTTtgctgacacacactcacacactcacacatacacacacgcaaactTACActattcattcacacacacacttacacaataTTCCTATCTAGACTATGAAATTGAGACTTATAGTCTTCCTTGGAAATAAAAGTTTCattcaaacaaaaaattaataaaagtatttaCCAAATACAGTTAAAGTAAATGTTTGCAGGCCTGAATCACAATTCTGATGATTCATCAGAAATTCTGAAtagttattttcatttatataaagtaaatatatagcatacagtatattcacttaataaaataatcttatcTTGATGTTGTAGGAACCACATTCACTTCCACATAAAACATAAGCAGAACCTTGGCCCCTTCTATGGTCAACTTAAAGCTAGAAAGTACTGTAAATTTAAATGTGCATTACTAAAGAATAATAGGGATAAAAGTCTGAAAAACAATCCAATAAAAATGTTGCatgaaacaaaagcaaaaagtaTTCAGTCTGTCAGAGTTTGTAGACGGTTATGAATATtatccccgcgaccctgtatgcaggataagcggttgacgatggatggatggattgatggatgaaTATTATCTGCACACTttgcacaaaaacattttgtagtaTTCTGAGAAGAAGTGGATTTATTACTGTAGGTAACATTtctaagatgtttttttaaaaagtggtatTTTTCTCAAGATCCAAAAATAATTGTCTGTATTAATGGGACAAAATACTTTATTGTCAAATTCATAATAATCGATTAACAGTAACACAACAATTTTACCATATATACAAGTTATTCACAAATCAGCCTACAcataaatttgttttatttcacacCTGATGTTCTCAATTGCGCCTATAGCTGGTGTCATGAAAAGCAACTAGAGCTGCCCACTTTTTTGAGTTCAACATGCATGATAACAAACTGAATGTCCAATCCTGTCCAACAAACAGAAGGAGGAAAATGCTTCTGACCATGGACTGCTGTAACTTTGGAAAATGCTGATTTAAAGATCACAACATTAGTCACTCACATAATGCAACATCTTTGAGGCATGACTGACTCATTAGGGAAatttagttaaaataaaataatcactgGATGTCGTCTGTGGGGTTTATAAAGTTTATAAAAAGATCACATCTTACAGTGCTCCACGGAGTcagcacagagcagaacagCAAGTCGATCCAGAGACAACAGCCAACGCAATCTACAGTGTTTtaagaaatactgtatatactgaaGTTATAACCAGGAAAATGTCCTCAAAAGCCACCTGTGGGTTCAAAATGATGATCTACGAGAAAGATGTTTATTAAGGTACAGGCTGTTATCTGTATCCGAGACAGAGATGAAGTAAAGAAAATGAACAAAGAAAAACCTAAAGATATGTTGCCACGGCAGGATGTTCTCTTTTAGCCCTATAACATCAATGAGCCCTTAAAAATTATGAAACAAGggaaatgaaacacaaagtcACAATGTCAGCAAAATTTTCCctaacaattaaaaaaacagcaaagacaCCATGTTGCTTAAAACTCTGTCACCAGCGTCAGCAAGCTGACtgagaatgtgtgtttgtttatttctgtacatGGCGCTTCTTGTACGCACCAATATAAATGTCACAGTTGGTGTGTAGCTGTTTATCAGTGTTCGACACCTAATTTGATACTTGTGTTTTCTCCTCTTCATCAACATTGGCCTTCAGTTCACATTTTGCATCATCTGTCACTGTAAAACTCCCGGTTGCTATGTTTTGTCATAGTTGTTGCCATACTTAATGTCGGCACGTTTCCTCACAGGTTCATCAGAGGGGCTGGGTTCTTGGAGGTCAAGTCAGTTGAGGGGTGGAGCGCTGCTTGGTGGAAGCGTGGGGGTATCATCTCTAAAAGCATCCGACTGAAGGTCTGCAGAAAGGAGAGTGtctttatgttgttgttttttcaaacaTTACTTTAACATCAGACATTTGAGCTCTCAGcattgaacattttaaacattttttttgtaaatgtaatataagtGTATTTTTCTGCAAGGTGTACGTTAGGTGTAGCATCAGAATACAGCCCTATATAATTTCATCCATTGAATGAtgcttctgtctttttttctcattccTTAGCTTTAAGCATAACTTTCCCAAGCAACCCAAGAATATAAATAAACCGGTTTTAACAAAATCCAGATAAGCTTGTTGACTAAGCACCTATTAGCCAACTAGTGTATTGCTAACAATCTTCTAGGCTGTTGCTTAGATTTTGAAAGTGGGAGCTGGAGTATTATGTATGTGGTTACTAAAAGACTCTAGTACGACTTTGACTGGTAACGCTAGTGTTTGCTAAGCGATACAGCCTAAGTTATTAaggtgttttgtgtttctgtatgggTTTTGCTAGGGTGTTTCCCAGTGGATATGTAGCCACCTATGCAGTAATACAGTATTAtaagataaaatatttacacatacaCTTACCCACCCAAAATTAGAGAAACAAGGGACCATGAAAATGCtgttacagtatctcacaaaagtgagaacacccctcacatttttgtaaatatttcattatatcttgtcatgtgacaacactataGAAATGACACTTTTCTACAACGTAAAGTAGTgggtgtacagcttgtataacagtgtaaatttgctgtcccttcaaaataatacaacacatacatttatgtctaaactgctggcaacaaaagtgagtacacccctaagtgaaaatgtccaaattgtgtccaaagtgtcaatattttgtgtggccaccattattttctagcactgccttaacccttttggcatggagttcaccagagcttcataggttgccactggagtcctcttccactcttCCATGACAACATCACGGAGCCGGTGGATGTTGGTGGAAGTTGGaggaccttgcgctcctccaccttccgtttgaggatgcccacagatgctcaatagggtttaggtctggagacatgcttggccagtccatcacctttaccctcagcttctttagcttTTTCTTTAGCTTCTTTTAAGCATCTTGGCAATGTTCTCATAGCCttggccatctttatgtagagcaaacATTCTTTTTTcggatcctcagagagttctttgccatgagatgccatgttgaacttctaatgaccagtatgagggagtgtgagagcaatTACCCATGAagttaacacacctgctccccattcacacctgagacacgagtcatgacaccggggagggaaaatagCTAATTGGGCCTAATTTGGACATTATCACTTAGGGGAGTACTCACTTGTTGctagtggtttagacattaatgccTGTGTGATGTgctattttgaggggacagtgAATTAACACTgttacaagctgtacactcactactttacatagTAGCAATGTGTCATCTTtccagtgttgtcacatgaaaatatataatcaaatatttacaaaaatgtgaggggtgtactcacttttgtgagaaaCTGTATATGCACTATAGCTCTGTGGTTTGTGCTGGTCATGCAATATGGGTATTCTCAGCTCAGCTGCATCCAATGTGGGTAGTAGTTCACTCACACAACCATTTACCCTCAAAAAAATAGAGAAGTGAGTTGGCATATAATGCTGACTCTCTGTTATTATCCTATGTTGCTACATCTGATTTTccattgaaaatgtatttttgaacaGGGAGGAAGACTGAAAATAAGTGCAGGTCTGTAACAGCGGCTAATTTGGGGTCTTGATATTCACGATTAGTTCTAAACACATGTGCCTTAGTTGGCGTAATGGTTAACGAAATGGTTATGTTCTACCAAACTAAAGATATCCAAGCAGAGCATTAGGGTGTGTAAAAAGACTATTTTAATAATGAGAGGGAGTGTTAAGCAAAGGGTATAACATGCAACTCACCAATGAGTGTCAAGCCTTGCTGTTGGTTCAGTATAACTgatgtctcctcttcctcttcctcttctccccaGTCTGCGATGTTGGCTGGGGGGATGCACTGCTCCAAGAACAggtcctcctcatcttcctccatGTCTATGTTCTCTGGAGGCCAGCGCAGCTCTCCGCTCTCCACCTCGCTCACCTCTGTGGGTTCAACAACGATGGAGGGTAGACGCTCCTTCTCATGGTTGTGGTCCAGGCTGTTCAAGGTGGTCTCTGGGCCCAGGACAACCTCAACAGGGTCAGGGAAGATCTGGAGGAAAATCAGGGAAAGGTGACTGAGAATTGAGCAGAAAAGTCATACTGAAAGTAAGTTCTGTTTATAGCAAAATATGTCCGTTTAGAATAATCTTTAaatctgcatttgttttaatagttttggtATATTGTCCAGTTTTCACCACTCTCATATTAAATAATCCTACAGATTtatctcgctctctctgtctctcacacacctaCGCAATGTCTGGACCTTGGATTTTGTGTACTTATTGTATCTCATGGTTTTTAATCCTTGTTTTTATCAGCATTTGTGTCAGTACTGTCTAGCATTTTCCGACAAgcctgttttaaaataataaacataatatgAAAAAGGCATTTTTCGGAAACTATTATATTGTCTTGGTGTGATAAATTCAACCAGGTTGGGTTGCTAcacatgatgatgatggaaAATACCTGGAATGGCAGTCTTTGGTCCTTCCTTTGCATGTCTTCACAGTTTGGGTCTTGACTGCTcatctcctccatctctctgcagATGAAACAAAGCCATAATGAGACTAGCACAGAAACTAGAAACAAACATACACTGTAAAGGAAAAAGTGCCATATGTGTTATGACCCTGGagtcatattttgttgtttgtttatctctcctggcactgtcagctgttctcctccattagagtgtgtgtgtgtgtgtgagtgtatgcaggtactggaaaacaggtggacacactggattggtccggttgagctgattggagcctcctgattgggcacctggatgacagcagccatcttaagccctactgacaggaactctccccctctctgtgccattcccaacctgcctgaggactgtgtgttatgtctgtgtttattgtacatagtggacggttgtgactatattcaacttagattgtaagtagtttatcgtagtccttctgattgtcttatgacaacctggttttgttggctttgccatttttggttgctatgaagcaatttcctttgtcgtagctatattgtgtcagctactagcagtgagtaggagtgagaagccctttttttttgtttgcaccgttttctcctgtttttggacttagaagcctagttttagagctttgtcttttcttttctttaccttttggttttgggtttaggaaagatttaggttttcttagtgttttggttgttgttttgggcactgctcatctctgatgtataataaaaactgctaaattgtatttattgtgtgcTGGTcttgggaatgggaagagtgggaggccacacatttgttacatccaggacacccctagaccttgggacgtaacaTTAGCAAGAAAACATTCTATTCCCTTTGCAAATCTGATGCCTGTAAGAAGTATTTAAATCCTCCTTTCTGTTTGTAGAAACCATTTaagaattaacattttatcaaTCATTTTAACACTGAGAACCCCAAGAATCCCCATAGAGGAAGTTTTCTAACAGACCTTGATTTTCTCTTGCAACCTCAGAATCCCGGTTTCATAACCGTTGAGAAACCATCTTCTACACCAAAGACTTATTTTCACATACATATAGCTTATGTAAAGATATTTGCCATATAGGacattcaaacaaatggcaGTGATTGACCGCTAAATACATGGAAAACAGTCAAAGGAAATTCAGCTTAGTGACTGCTTACATGTCTATCTGACTAGTCTACAAGCCTGCACAGCTCTGAGATCCAGTGTTGGACATTCAGTGGCACTGGATGAAATCACTTCATGTGGTTTTCTGTGAAATAACATCACTGCCCCGCCTCATGCCCCTGTGTCATAGCTGAATTGCACCAGTTTCACAGTATCCAACATACCAGGCTTTTGATTGGTCAGAGGTTTTCTGTCCCACATCTGATTGGCCAAAGTTGGTCGGACTATGTGAATTATGTGAATATGTGTGATtctcctaacacacacactgaaacactctTATACTCCAGATTAGGGGAGAACTCAAATAGGGTTTGGTACCAAAATGGATTATGTCTTCTGACgctgatattttattttctgacagGCAGCCTGACAGAACAAATGCGCTGTTTTGGCTCTGTCAACTCTCAAATAGGGCTGTAAGCCATAGAGGCAGAAATCTCCTGTTTCATCTCACAGCCACTGCACTATTTGGTGTGAAAAAGTCAACTCTGTTTCTTATAGCCATTTCTTGATCATGTGACCTTTATCAGACAGTATGTTAGGCCCATAGTCCACAATATCTGTCATTTGCTTAACTTACATGGATGAGCCTGTGTCCACATTCAACGTCAATCTGTTTACAATCTCCAGAAAAGCCGACGGGGGATTAAGAAGGACTGAGGATCTGCCCGAATCCTCTTTTTATCCCTATCTCCTGCTCCCGCTCTCACTATGTCTCAgtgtctgtcctctctccaTAAGTACCAATCatggtttgttgtcattcagaGGCCTCGTGTAGTAACACAATCTCTTAAATCTTGCTTACTCTTAAATTAAATTTCAGTTGAAAAACAGACCTTATCTCCCTTGCTTCTGTTTTTAGACCCTCTGTCAGGTACTTTTTGGTATTTGCTAACAGCAGCACCAGTCACGTACAACATCCAACTAATGCTGTAAACCCAACTATTTTGAAAGTGCTTGTCATTCTTTATTTTGGTCAATGTGCTAGTACACACTTGTGTCTGCCACAGCAGATACCATCTGCAAACCTGAGTAAATCTGTGCTCTGAGGTAACCAGTGTGAGAAGCATTGAGTAAGCCTAAGGTCAAGaagtacagtaaatgtactgtatgttgaaGGTCACGGATCAGGACCACACTGACTGTTAAGTGTTCAGTTCACCAGCTGCAAACATAGTTTAAAAGTGTCTACAGTGGTTTTAAATCCATAATGGCTTGTGTCTTTCACCAACAATTTTGGTGACACAAGCAAGGTTTTGGTTCCTTTTAATATAGTAGACACAGGAAGAATTTATAGTTTCAACAattgtgaattaaaaaaattaaatgagaatgtttctctccttccctccctccctctcacacCCCTCatcactctttctttctctttttatctGTTAAATTGAATTGCTCTGAATATAACTGATCTGAATagattttagtaaatatttctctctgactGCCTTAATGTGATGTGTGACAAATTTTAAGCCTTATTTTTCCTATCAACATGCTTAAGGTCATTGTATAATATAACAAATGAAGAAAAGCTAAACCAGTTTGCACAACCGCCAAAATGAGGACGCCCCCTGTCCTTGTCTAAATACGATCAGCTTTGGTTGGATGCTATCATTTTTGACCCACTTGTGAATATGCGCAGCCCTACAATTCAATTTCTGATATTATGCCGCTGACATCTGTGTCACGCTAAACTATTTCTGTGCCACCTGGGACGGAAACTTTCAGCAGCTATTATGATGAAGAAGCTTAACCTCGATGTAATCCCTCTCATATACACTTCCTCTAAACACCTGCATGTTTCAGCTCAGTCAACAATCAGTCTTTGTGCAGCGTGCTGTATTTTGCATGCCACAAGTTCAAAAATACGGTATAACAAttccagaaaaaaataatacctAACAAAAAAGATACTACATTATAAGTAATTGAAGAGATGTACTGGAAATAAGCAAgacaattcaattaaattgaTACCTCagggatgaaaaaaaacatgttgcatcACATCCCTTCAGGAAAAGGAAACTCTGATAGGTGTGACCAGTTTGTGGTAATAAAATATAGACATCAAACTTTGTATTTCTGCATTCAATTTCCTGTCCAATCTGACACAAGTAGTGAGATAAACTGCTATGATTCCTTCAGAGGGTTCTTGCAACACGCTGTTCTTATGCAAAGAAACGAAGAAATTCTGAGGTACCCTTTCAGCAGGCCATGATGGCTTCCTGTTTAAAAACAGCTATTTCACACTTCTCCAGCATCACCAGAGACTGTTACATGATCGAAAcatgctcgctctctctctctctctctctctctctctctctctctctctctctctctctctctctctctctgcgagCCTTACACACATCCTTATACAGAATAATGGCCATCAACATCCTTTAATaatgaacacaaaacacacacaaacacacacacacttacttaaTTACAGTGCTAATAGAACATATAACTAAATTACTTTAACCTATATACCCTTCCTGTTTATGCACAAAAGTTCTCTTTCTTTACTTTATCTTCCCCTCTGTGTCTTATTTCCCCACTTTCACTGATTATGTATGCAGCAACGTTATTTTATGTGAATCACTGAACCTCCTACATCCTTAATATATCTGTTCTTAAAAGCCTGTTTCTATTTCACTACATGCTTGCAGTGTTCTTACCATGAATGCTCAAGTGAGGATTTAACAGTTTAAACCTTTTGTAGGACATTCCAGTAAGCATTCATTATCTTGTTAGCACTATAGATAGCAACCTTAAAAAAACTTTATGTAATTGGACTCTTTTCCCTCTTAATCGATAGTATAAATAGAGAGATATATAATATCTGTAATATccataatgtaataatataaatgaaaacTCCAAAACAGCTACTATATGGATCATGTGTGAAACTGTTTTTGCCAAcaactgtttccaaggtcaggAATGAACTTTTTCAATCTCAAATTTTAAGCCAACATGGATGAGACATCCTTAAAGTGCTTAGAAGAAGTTTGACATGTTCAATCACAACTGGGCCAAACCTCAACTGTTTTGTCAACTACTTTCTACTGGGGAATCTCATGAACATTGACTAAACAAATCTTCTCTGGTGAGttccacaccacacacacacacacacaaacttcttACCCATCGCTTGCATTCAGGCAGATGTCTTCTCCATCTTGGCACAGCTCCACACTGGTGAAGCCTGGCTCCTCCACTGTGAGCACAGGTGACACAAGAGGGGGTACAGGAGGAGGTGAGCAGCTTCCACAGCATTCCCCCTCCGCAGAGCCCTCAGCAAGGCTTTTGTCCTCCAGGGCGAAGCCTGGCAGTGGGGGTCTCAAACCCTCAGGCGTCCCAGGAGTTTCAAAGCGGATCAGGAGGTGGGCGCGTGCCTGGTTTCCTTGGTCAGTTTACTTGTCCAGGTCCGCGCTTAGTCTGTCTGCTTGTCCAAAGCCTACATGTGCTCCCTTGTCTCCCGTATCCAACTTTTTTCCTCGTGTCTCTCTCAGTATCCCTCCTTGTCCCACCCCACCTCACTGCCAGGCTTTGGAAAGGAGGATTAGCGTCTCTTTCGATTACAGAGGCTGGACGGGTGACGTCAGCCAGGCTTGACAGTCCCCTGTGATGAGTTGGCACACTGGGTCGCCATTGCATCTATAAAGAAACATACAAAAGGCACAAAGATGACACATGGCCACACTGTTAAGAGAAACTAAATTGACTCAGAAGGAGCATAACTGCTCACAAAATGGACAAGGAGacgttttgcatgttttaatatGAGCTCCTTTCTAGCTTCCCAatcctgtgtgtttgtccaccatgcctctctctcccccttttccCAGCTGTGTGTGCCGTTGCTTCATCAGTGGATTTAGATTTGTCCGATTCATGGAATTAGCCCAGGGATCAAGGGCTCAGGGGTGGGGaggggatatatatatataacaggcTCCAACTATTGCTAAACAGACAGCGCTCTGCTAACAGAGTGTAATCCCCCTCTGTAGGCTAAGTCAGTAGGCTATATATGGAACAAGGTATTGAAGGAACAAGTGCAACATGAAGGGCAACCTGCTTCTGCAGAACTATGGGTGAAAGAAATTTCAGAGAATACCTTCAAAATCATTAATGTTTACAGTTCAAAACATCTGTCTGTCCTCAGCCTGTTCTCCTACCCAGAGCGTTTTTCTCCTTCATAACTCAAGTGTTTATGCAAATATGTGGCCATTGTGCAAATGAGTTGGAATCACCCAGATCATTTGCAAAAATTTAATAGAGCTCATTTGAATAGAGAGTTCATTGTGTGATGGACTTTTtaatgtatatataataaagaCAGTATTCCATGTCCATTCCATTGGTGGTGTATTTGAGTCAAATGCAGCTTTCATTAAGAACCCCACAATCAGTTACTTATTATAGATAACAATTGCTCACAAAATTGGTACCAAAAATCAGCTTTAGAAGACCTAAGTGGTGTCTTATCTGACCTTGTAGATTGCAGAAACTACAGTAACTGTGAGCTGTTTTCTACACTATATTGTACAGTATGGGCTATGATGATTTCCAGGAGCAGAAAATTCAGTGGCAGGCAGCTAGTGGGCAGGTGAGGAAGGGCAGACCTGGGTGTAATTGCAGGTCATGTTTCACATGAGGGCAGCATTGTACCCAGTAGTCAGAAGTCCCAACACACATTCAGAAAGTCTGATTGATTGACTGATGGTTAGATAGATGATCATAGATTAATAGACAGATAACATTAGATAGAtacaaaaatgctttttaaatgctTCCAAGCTTCATTGAAGGGCAGCAATCTGCAAACCACAAAATCTACCTTACATgtgtaaacatgtaaatacaaaacaaaacagtgtaaCAAGTCAGTGTAATGGCAggtaaatagcagcagagaagtTTTATAGTAGTCAAGTAACAATAACATAGTGACAAACCTGTGATCCAGTAGTACAATATCTACACAATTCATAACCTGTCAAACATCACCAAGCTTGAGCACCAATCAACTCCAATTTCAGGAAATTATAATAAAGAGTTGGTTTAACTATAATTCTTACAAATATCCTCCACCTCAATGTTGCAAATCAGGGATCTCACTAACATTACCTGTTTTACACACCAGCTTACTTGCCAGAACATTTTGAagcatttgtttttctaaaatGGAGCTGGGACTACATATAAAAGCCAGAGGCAGAGACACTGCAAGTGATTACCAGTCTGTGAGGGCATGGCTGTGTTTATTTCTCAATTCTGCTTCTTAATCTCCTTCTGGCTTACTCACTAATTCACTCTTATCCTGACACTTGTTGTAGCAGTGTTACACAAGATTCATATCAATCTAAAGATGTGTGATTAAAAACAAtactgatgatgataatgataaatgCAATGTATAAAAAGAGAAAGGTTATGAAAATTTCAAATAATTATgattaatattaattatcaaAAAATTGCGCAAAATCAAgtttaaatatttcatataaATTATTGTCAATAGCAGCATATCTATCTTTGATCATAtaacaaacaacacagaaaatac
Proteins encoded:
- the lbhl gene encoding protein LBH, giving the protein MEEMSSQDPNCEDMQRKDQRLPFQIFPDPVEVVLGPETTLNSLDHNHEKERLPSIVVEPTEVSEVESGELRWPPENIDMEEDEEDLFLEQCIPPANIADWGEEEEEEETSVILNQQQGLTLIDLQSDAFRDDTPTLPPSSAPPLN